The following is a genomic window from Pseudomonas promysalinigenes.
CCGTGCCGCCCGCCAGCCGGGCTATGTCACGCTCGGCGCCGCGCAGGAGCGGTAGCGTGGCATCGGCCAGTTGCAGCAAGCGTAGGCCGGCACTGGTGAAGCGGATCGGCTTGGTCTTGCGCACGAACAGCGGCAGGCCAAGGCGTTCTTCCAACTCCTTGAACTGGTGGGACAGCGCCGATTGTGTCAGGTGCAGGCGCTCGGCGGCCTCCACCAGGCTGTCAGCTTCGCGCAGGGCATGCAGGGTTTTCAGGTGGCGGATTTCCAGCACGGCTGACTCCAAGAAAATAATTTGAGCAAATGGGCGATAAGTTGAGTTTCGCTCATGTTGCCCTGGCCTGTCGACTGGGCGCCGTGCCGCACCACTGGGCAGGGTTCATCAAATTGTCACAGAACTGTGGCAGCGCACCGCATTTAAATTCATCAGACTCGCGCTCTATTGGGGATCTGCAATCTGGTAATTCATTCATGCGGGCTTTTCTGCTCTTTGTTTTTCTACTGTTCACCGCCTCGTCAAGCATTGCCGACAGCCGCTGCGACACTCATGTGCCAGTTCAACGTGCCGAAATCGGCGAGCTGAGCCTGGTGTATCAAAGTGTCGGGGCCCCGCGTGACCCGGCCTTGCTGCTGGTGATGGGCCTGGGAGGGCAACTAATCCACTGGCCCGACGACGTCGTCCAAGCGCTGTGCCGCCAAGGTTTTCGGGTCATTCGCTACGACAATCGCGATGCTGGCCTGTCACGCTGGAACCAACTGCCGCCTTCGGCCAACCTGACGTGGGAGCTGTTGCGTTACAAGCTGGGCCTTGCGGTCGCAGCGCCCTACAGCCTGACCGACATGGCCAACGATGGCCTGCAACTGATGGAATCACTGGGCATTGGCCGTTTTCATGTGCTGGGTGTGAGCATGGGTGGGATGATCGCCCAACACATGGCTGCTATGGCACCTGAGCGGGTACGTAGCCTTACGCTGGTGATGTCCAGCTCTGGTGCCGCTGGGCTGCCCGAACCCAGCCCGGCATTGGTTCAGTTGCTGGCGCGGCGCAGCGCACCGAATCGCCAGGTGGCGATCGAGCAGCAGGTCGACCTGTTAGCGGCATTGGGCAGCCCACAGGTGCAGGATGATCGAGCGGCGCTGTTACAGCAGGCGGCGGTGGCGTATGACCGGGCGTTCAACCCTGAAGGGGCCCAGCGACAGATCATGGCGATTTTGGCAGAACCTAGCCGAGTGCGGTTGCTCGAAGGGCTACGGGTGCCCACGCTGGTGGTACATGGCACCGCCGACCCGCTGTTGCCGGTAATGCATGGGGTGCATCTGGCGGCGCATATCCAGGGCAGCCAATTGCGCTTGATTCCTGGGCTTGCGCACCGCTTTCAGGAGCCGTTCAAAGCACCCTTGCTGGCGGCGGTATTACCTTATCTGCAAGCGCAGCGCCAGGATTTCACCCATATCGCCGGGCTTTGAATCGGTGTTGCCCGTTTCGCGGGGCAACCGGCGAATCAGGCGACGCTGGCGCATCATCCAAGCCCGTACTTCTTGACCTTGTCAAACAAGGTCGTCTTGGCCATCCCCAGCTCCTGGCTGGCCTGGCTGAGGTTGCCCCCGGTGCGCTGCAAGGCATCGCTGAGCAGGTTGCGCTCGAACGCTTCGACCGCCTCTGCAAACCCAAGCCCCTGGCTGGCCCCCCCAGCGGGCCCCTTCTTGAAAGCGGGCAGGCCCAAGGCATAGCGCTCTGCCACATTGCGCAGTTCGCGTACGTTACCGGGCCAGTCGTGGGCCATCAGGCGCGACAGGGTCTGGCTGTCCAGCGCCGGTGCCTCGCGGTCGAAGCGCAGCGCCGATTGCAGCAGGAAGTGTTCGAACAGTTGCAGAATGTCCTCCCGGCGCTCGCGTAGCGGCGGCAGCTCCAGGGTGACCACGTTCAGGCGGTAATACAGGTCGCTGCGGAACTGACCGGCCTGTCCCAGCGCGTCGAGGTCGGACTTGGTGGCTGCAATGACCCGGCAATCCACCGCGATGCTTTGGTTCGAACCCAGGCGCTCCAAGGTGCGCTCCTGCAGCACGCGCAACAACTTGATCTGCAGGTTGATCGGCATGCTTTCCACTTCGTCCAGGAACAACGTGCCGCCATTGGCGTGTTCGATCTTGCCGATGCGGCGCTTGCCGGCGCCAGTGAATGCGTTGGCCTCGTGGCCGAAGATCTCGCTCTCGAACAGGTTTTCTGGCAGACCACCGCAATTGAGTGCCACGAATGGCTTGCCTTGGCGTCGGCTGAAATCATGCAGGCAACGGGCGACCAATTCCTTGCCGGTGCCCGTTTCGCCCTCGATCAACACATTGGCCGAGGTATCGGCGACATTGGCGATCAGTTCGCGCAGCTGCTCCATGGCTGGCGAGCGACCGATGATGCGGCCCTCCAGGCTACTCTGCTCGGCCAGCTGTCGACGCAGCGCCACCACTTCGCGGGACAGCCCGCGCTGCTCCAGCGCCCGACGCACCACATCGACCAGGCGCTCGGGCGAGAAGGGCTTTTCCATGAAGTCGTAAGCACCATTGCGCATGGCGCCGACCGCCATGTCGATGTCTCCGTGGCCGGTGATCAGTACGACCGGCAGGCTGCGATCGCGGGCCTTGAGGCGGTTGAGCAGTTCAAGGCCGTCGATGCCGGGCAGGCGGATATCGCTGACGACGATGCCGGCAAAATCATCGCCGATGCGCTCCAAGGCCTGTTCGGCACTGCCGACACCCTCACAGGCGATGTCCTCCAGGGCCAATGCCTGCTGGCAGCCGAGCAGCACATGCGGGTCGTCTTCGACGATCAGAACGGTAAGGGGCGCTGGGTTCATGGTTGTTCTGCCGTTTCGCTAGGGGGTGTGGCCAGGGGGAGGGCGAGGACGAAAGCGGTGCCGCCCGTGGCGGGATGCTCGACGTTGAGGCTGCCCTTGGCGGCGGCGGCAAGGCTCGCCGACAGGGTCAACCCCAGGCCCAGGCCATGCTCGCCCGGTTTGGTGGTGAAGAAAGGTTCGAACAGGTGCTTGCGGGTTTCGGCATCGATACCGTGGCCATTATCCCGCACGCGAAGGCGGTATTTTTCGCCGAAAAGCTCCCCTTCGAGCCAAAGCTCTGGCTGCGGCTGGCTGGCCATGGCATCGAGAGCGTTGCCGATCAGGTTGACCAGGATCTGTTCCAGGCGCGTCTGATCGATAGCCAGTTGATGGTCTTCGAAATGGTTGTGCAGCTGCAACTGGCAGCCGGCAATACGGTTGTGCAGCACTTGCAGGGATGCTTCTACGGCCTTGGCCAACGATGCCTGGCCGCTGTCGTCGCCGCGCCTGGCGAACGAGCGCAGGCTGGCGGTGATGCGGCCCATGCGGTCGATAAGTTCGTTCATGGTGCGCAGATTGGTGCTGGCGGTATCCAGCGCCCCGCGTTCGAGAAAACGCACCGTGTTGCCGGACAACGTACGCAGGGCCGCTAATGGTTGGTTCAGCTCATGGGCGATGCTAGTGGACATTTGCCCGATGGCGGCCAGCTTGCCGGCTTGCACCAGCTCATCCTGGGCATGGCGCAGGGTCTGTTCGGCATGCCGGCGTTCGCGGATCTGGCCCTTGAGCCGCTCGTTGCTGGCGCGCAGATCAGCGGTGCGTTCGGTAATCCGTCGTTCCAGCTGGCTGTTGGCTTCCTGCAGAGCTTCGCGCGCCGCCAGGCGCGTGGCAATCACCTTGCGCCGTTCGTTCCAAGCGATAGCAAGAATGGTCAGCAGGGCAAAGGCGACGCCGACCAGCACCCCTTGCACCATGGATTCGCGGCGCAGATCCTGCAATGGCGTGAGCAGGGTGAACTGCCAGGGCGTATCAGCCAGGCGGCGAGTCTGGGCCAGGTAGCTCACCTCATGGGGTTTGCCTTGGACGGTTTCAGCATTGGCCGGGAAGGTCAGTTTCTCCACGCCATCGGCCAGGGTTTCGCGCGCCAGGGGCTGCAGCTCGTTCAATGGCCACCAGTAGTATTGCAGGCTGCGCGCCAGCCGCTCTTTGGTCTGAGGGGAGAGCGGGCGCACCGACTTCAAGCGCCGCGCCGGGTCACTGGAAAGAATGATGATGCCATTCTCGTCGCTGACGAAGGCCTCCAGGCGCGCGCGTTGCCAACGCTCTTCCAGGGTATCCAGGCGTACTTTGATCACGGCTACGCCAATGATCTTGCCGTGCTCCTCAAGGCCATGGGCAAGGTAATAGCCAGCCTCGCCTGTGGTGCTGCCGATACCGTAGAAGCGGCCTGGCTCGCCGCGCACCGCATTCTGGAAATAGGCCCGGAACGACAAGTCTTCACCCAGGAACGAGTCGGCATCGCGCCAGTTGCTGCTGGCCTGGACCCGGCCGGTGGTATCGAGTACGAAGATCACCCGGCTGCGGCTGCGCCGGTTGAGGCCCTCGAGGTATTCGTTGACGGTCTGCCGGTTGGCGCCATCGGGGTCGGTGAGCAGTTGCGAGACGCTGTCTTCGAGCTCTAGCAAGCTTGGCAGGTACGTGTATTTGCTGATTTCACTCTCGACCGTGCGCGCGTGCAGTTCCAGGGCGCGTTCGCCGTTATCGATGAGGGTGCGTATGCCGTTGCTCTCGCTGATCATGAAACCGGCCATGCCCAGGCCGACCATCAGCAGAATGATCAGGGGGGGCAGCAGCAGTTGGCGAATCAGGCGGGATTTCACGGCGGGCTTGGCAGGCGAAAGAAGCGAGGGGTCGCATTTCATCACAGTGGCCCTGTCACGGCCAGCATCCGCTGCCGGGCGCGCCCGGGCAGCGGTGCTGTCGTTGCCGAATCAGTGTTGCAGGATCTTGCTGAGGAAGTGCTGAGTACGTTCGTGGCGGGCGGTTGGGTTGCCGAAGAAGTCTTCCTTCTGGCAGTCCTCGATGATGTGCCCCTTGTCCATGAAGATCACCCGGTTGGCCACCTTGCGAGCGAAGCCCATTTCGTGGGTCACGCACATCATGGTCATGCCTTCGTTAGCCAGTTCCACCATCACATCCAGCACTTCGTTGACCATCTCTGGGTCCAGCGCCGAGGTCGGTTCGTCGAACAGCATGACGATTGGGTCCATCGACAGTGCACGGGCGATCGCCACACGCTGCTGCTGGCCACCGGACAACTGGCCGGGGTGTTTCTTGGCATGGGCACTGAGGCCTACGCGCTCGAGCAGCGCCAGGCCCTTCTTGGTCGCTTCTGCTTCACTGCGGCCGAGCACCTTGCGCTGGGCGATGGTCAGGTTTTCGGTGATGGTCAGATGCGGGAACAGCTCGAAGTGCTGGAACACCATGCCGACCCGCGAGCGCAGCTTGGGCAGGTTGGTCTTGGAGTCGGCGATGGAGGTGCCGTCGACCACGATGTCACCCTTCTGGAACGGTTCCAGGGCGTTCACGCACTTGATGAGGGTCGACTTGCCCGAGCCCGATGGGCCGCAAACAACCACGACTTCACCTTTCTTGACCTCGGTGCTGCAGTCGGTCAGCACCTGGAAGTCGCCGTACCACTTGTTGACGTTCTTGATGGAAATCATACGGTGATCCTTTTTTGCAGGCGCTTGACCAGCCACGAAGCGGAGAAGCTGATGACGAAGTACACGACCCCAGCGAAGATCAGGAACTCATGGGAGCGCCCGATGATGTCGCCGTTGGAGCGTGCCGAGTTGAGGAAGTCCACCAGGCCCACGGTGTAGACCAAAGAGGTGTCCTGGAACAGGATGATGCTCTGCTGCAACAGCAGTGGGGTCATCTTGCGAAAGGCCTGGGGCAGGATGATCAGGCGCATGGTCTGGCCGTAGGTCATGCCCAGGGCCTGGGCGGCACCCATCTGCCCTTTGGAGATCGACTGCACGCCAGCACGGACGATTTCGCAGAAGTAAGCGGCCTCGAACATCATGAACGCCACCACGCAGGACGTGAAGGCACCTACCGGGGTGTCCTGCCCGGTGATCCAGCGCAGTACGAACGGCACCGCCAGATAGAACCAGGTAATGACCAGCAGCAGTGGGATCGAGCGGAAGTAGTTGACGTAGGCGCCTGCCAGGCGTGACAGCAGCTTGCTCGATGACAGGCGCATCAGTGCCAGGATGGTGCCCAGCACGATGCCGCCAATGACGCCCATGACCATCAGTTGTAGCGTCATGACCATGCCATCCCACAAAGCAGGCAGGGCCGGGATGATTTCGCTGAAGTCCATTTCCATTTACTTGCCCCCCACGGAGATCAGGCCAGGCACGGCAACTTTCTTCTCGACCAGGCGCATCAGCAGCATCAAGCCCATGTTCAGGGTGAAGTAGATAAGGGTGGCCAGGGTGAAGGCCTCGAACAGGTTGGCCGAAAATTCGGCGGTCTGCTTGGTCTGCGCCAGCAGCTCCATCAGGCCGATCAGCGAGGCTACCGAAGAGTTCTTGAACACGTTCAGGAATTCGGAGGTGAGCGGCGGGATGATGATCCGGAACGCCTGTGGCAGCAGCACATTGGTGTAGATCTGTGGCAGGCTGAAGCCCATGGCGCGGGCTGCGGATTCCTGGCCACGGGGCAGGGCCTGAATGCCGGTGCGCACCTGCTCGCAAACTCGAGCGGCGGTGAACAAGCCAAGGCAGATGACCACACTGATCAGTGCCGAGGTGGTCGGGTTGAGGTCTTGCTTGAACCACTCCTGCAGGCCTTCCGGTAGCAGGTCCGGTACCAGGAAGTACCAGATGAACAGCTGCACCAGCAGCGGCACATTGCGGAACAGTTCCACATAAGCGGTGGCAATACCCGAGACCAGGCGGTTTGGCACGGTGCGCATCACGCCCAGTACCGAGCCCAGCAGCAATGCGATGATCCAGGCGGAGATGGCGATGGCGATGGTCCAGCCTAGGCCGGTGATGTACCAGTCCAGATAGGTTTCGCTGCCCACGCCGGTGGACTTGAAGAACACGCCCCAGTCCCAGTTGTAATTCATCGGGATTTCCCCTCAGACGATTGTTTCACGGGCACCTTCGAGCATCCGAGGGCGGTGGGCGCCCTCGGATGAAAGGTTAGTCACTATTGCGCAGCCTGCAGAGTTGAAACCTGTGCTTGCGCACCAGGCCACGCGCTGAGGATCAGGACTTCTTCTCGTCCGCAGCTTTATCGGTAGGCTCGGCGATCAGTTTTTTCAGTTCGTCGCTCATCGGGAACTGCAGGTTCAGGCCTTTTGGCGGAATTGGCTGCTGGAACCACTTGTCGTAGCTCTTGTTGACTTCGCCCGACTTGAAGTAGGCAATGATGGCGTCATCGACAGCTTTCTTGAACGCTGGGTCATCCTTGCGCACCATGCAGCCGTAGATTTCATACGACTGGGGAGTACCGGTGATAACCCAGTCCGACGGCTTGCGAGCCTTGGCCATTTCACCGGCGAGCAGGGCGTCGTCCATCATGAAGGCCACGGCGCGGCCGCTTTCGAGCATGTTGAAGGCTTCACCGTGGTCCTTGGCGGAGATCACGTTCATCTTCATTTGCTTGTCGGCATTCATCGCTTTGAGAATGCGCTCGGAGGTAGTACCCGCGGTGGTCACCACGTTCTTCTCTTTCAGGTCCCCAAAGTCTTTGTAAGCAGGCTGACCGTCCTTGACCTTGGTCAACAGGCGGGTACCGACCTCGAAGATACCGACCGAGAAGCCGACTTGCTGCTGACGTTCGACGTTATTGGTGGTGGAGCCGCACTCCAGGTCGACGGTGCCGTTCTGCACCAGCGGGATGCGGGTCTGGGAGGTGACCAGGTTGTACTTGACCTTGATGTCGGTGCCCAGTTGCTTTTTCAGGGCATCGACGACGGCCAGTTGGATGTCATGGGAATAACCCACAGGCTCGGGCTTGCCGGCCAGGTAGGAAAACGGGATGGAGGAGTCGCGGTGGCCCAGTGTAATGGTGCCCGAATCCTTGATCTTCTTCAGGGTGCCGGTCAGCTCATCGGCCATGGCCGGCGAAGCGATCACAGCGGCCGCGATGGCGGCGCCCAGCAATTGACGAACGATACGCATCAAATTTTCCTCGACGTGTTTGTTTTTTTTATGGAGCCGTTGGCGGACTCTTTCGTTCAACGAATACAACATCAAGCGTGTGCATTCGGCTCCAAGTATAGAGCATGAGTCGTGCCAAGCTCTGGCGTCGATCATAACCCCTTGAATATTCGGCGTCTGGCCGTTTTAACAGGGCATCAACCTAACATAGCGAGTTCGGCAATCCGAACGACATGCCTGTTGCTGTTCGGTTATCCGTATGAAGTGTTCCGGCTTCATCTGCGCCAGCATTAATTAGGCCCAGACGCAGCTCTCAGGCAGGTTGAGTACGCATTCACTTTCCCAGGAACCGCGCCCATGCCTGACTCTCTGATGACTCCTGACTCTGTCGACGCATTGATTGGCCAGCAATTGCCTAAGTGGCTCAAAGGTGTCGATGAAGACCTGCTCCAGGGCTTTCATCAAGCTTTGCGCAATCAACAGGCTGCAGCACAAGCAGTGAAAAACCGGCTTGAGGGCATCCCGAGCCTGGAAGTATTCGCCGCTGCGCGACTGGAGCAAGCGCTGCACGCACAGGGCCTTTCAACGGTGGACGTGCGTGGCAGCAACGTACATGTGCAGGAGGATGTAGAGCTTCCAAGTGTGTCTCCTCGCCTATTCACGCCTGTGCAGACGATACGCTCCAGGCAATCCTTACTGGCGGCTGCTTTGCACAACTTTCATGAGTCTGAAACGCATCCGGCATTGAATCGAAAAGCTCATTTAAGAGACTTAGACGGTAACAAATTACCCCTGAGTTTCGAGGCGTTCGCGCGCTGTTGCCGTAAGTTGGACCTGGGCGGGGAATATCAAGCGGTGCTGCGCAAGCACCTGTTTCCCAAAAGCCGTCCCCCAGCGCCCTCGGACTACGCCCATAAAGCCGTGCAGCAAGTGCTTGAGGAAAACCTTCGCACGCAGATGGAGGTCGCTGTGCGAATGGCCAGGATCAAAGGCGAGTTGCTCGACGAGGATTATCTGCGTCTGTTGCCGGTGGTAGCGGGCGCCCCGCGGGGCCCGGCAGTCCAGGGCCTTGCTACACCCCGCCAGTTATTTCTGCTTGGCAAGCGCCTGTGCGGCGTGGTGACGCTGGAGATGCGCCACAGCGCGCAAGGGCCGCTGGATGGGATTATTGTTTGGGTGCCTCAGGATCCGTATTTACCTCTGGCACGCTATAACTCCTGGGAGGCGCTGTACAGGGCATTTGCCAAACGCCTGCGTTCAGCGTTCTATCGATCCTTCTTTGGGCGTTTTATCAGCGAGCGTGACCGCCCGGCATTCATCTCCACATTACTGCCGTTGATCGAGGCCAGCAGTGCTCAGGTGCCCGCTGAGCTCGACGGTCGCAACTTCGCCGTGGATTCAGCACTGTTCGTCCACTTGCGCACCTTGCAAGTCGACAAGCTACTCGACGATGCAAGAGTCCTAGCAGTACCCACGGACGATGAAACCCAGCTCGAACGTGACCAGCGCATCCAGGCTGCGTTGGGCGCGGGGCTGGAGATGCTTAACCTGGCGGCCCTGTTCATTCCTGTGCTGGGCCAGGTGATGTTTGCAGTGGCCGCACTGGGGGTTGCCAGCGAGGTATACAAAGGTTACGAAGACTGGCAATTGGGCGACCGTCAGGGGGCACTGCAGCATCTTTTCAATGTTGCGCAGGGCCTGGCGACTGGCGCTGCTCTGGGCGCAGCTCAGGCGGGTATCGGGCGCTTGCTGCCGCGCGTTCCGTTCGTTGATGGGTTGACGCCTGTGCATGAGGGCGATGGCCGGATGAGGCTGGCCCATGCGCCTGAAACGGCTCATTACCTGGACGGTAACGGCCCGCTGCTGCGTCAGTTTGGCGGAAACTTCGCCACTGTGCCTGATGCCATGGCCGATGCGTTGCTTCGAGTCATCGGGCTGACACCTGAACAGTTGCGCCAACTGCACCTTGAGTCGGCGCCAGTTCCGGCGCGATTGAACGATGCCTTTGATCGCTGGCTGCTTCACGAGCGATCCCCCCAGCTGCGCGGGAGCGCATTCGATCGGGATCTCACTACTCAACAGGGTGAAGCGTCGCCCGCCGCTGGCATGCTCCTCAGGTCGTTCCCGGGGCTGTCGGTACGGTCGGCAGAAGAAGTACTGGCCAACGCTAGCGGGACGCAGCTCAAAGCGCTGCTCGACAGTGGCCGGGTGCCTTTAGCGATGGCCGAGCACGCGCGCTGGATGCTGCATGACAGCCGCTTAGACCGTGCCTTTATAGGTTTCGAGCATGAATCCGGGGTCAATGCCGACACCCAGCGCCTGGCTATTGGCATGATCGATGAGTTGGCCCCATGGCCGGCAGCCAGGCGTATCGAGCTTCGCTTAGGCGAGGTGTCGGGCCGGCTCATCGCGTCGCGCGGGCATCCTCAAGCCACTGAGGTGCTGACCGTGATTCAGACCGCTCAAGGTTACCGGCTGCTAGGGGCGCCCGAGCCCTCGATCGAACAGCGGCTATGGGCGTGCCTGCTGCAGACGCTGGATGCTGCCCAAAAAGGCCTTATCGGCGACAACCAGCCGCTGAGTGCCGAAACCCTTGCTGAAAAACTGGCTGTGCAGGCCGCCAGCGATCGGCGCAAGGCTGCGCAATTGTTAGGTATGCAGCCCATCGGCGGTCGCTGGCGGCCACCGCGGCGCTTAGCCAATGGGCGGGTCGGCTACCCCTTGAGCGGACGCGCAGAAAGCAGCCGGCAAGCGCTGCGGCGCGGTATCCATGGCGTCTTTCCTACGCTGAGCGAGGCCCTGTTGGACGACTACCTCGAAGGCCTCGTGGTACACCATATCGGTCTGTGGGAGCACCTTGGCCAGCTTCAGCAACATCTGGCCAACCTGCGCGCGGCGCTTGAGGCTTGGCAGCGTCAACGCGAGAGTTTTCTCGACGGGGTCCGCCGGCGACGTGTCGTCACCCAGATTCGGCGCGCTTGGAGGCGCAAGTCTGTCGGGGCCTCCGATGACGATTACATCCTGCACATCGAGGGCGAACGGGTAGGCAGCCTACCTGTTCTTCCAGCCGGCATCGATTTTGGACACATCAGGCAATTGACGTTGCGGGACATGGACCTTGCGCACATCGACGAAGATTTTTTGCGCCGTTTCAGTGGCTTGCGCGAGCTTAGGCTGCAAGATAATCGGCTCACCAGCCTGCCTGCCGGGCTCGAGCGCCTGACCTCGTTAAGAACCCTTAACCTGGCAGGCAATCGACTGACCTTGGATGCGTCTGGGGTCAGTCGCCTGGCCATGCTCTCAATGCTACGCGAACTGGATCTGAGCGCAAATCCCTTGGGGAACGTGCCCGATCTTTCCCGTCTGCAGCACGTGCGGGTGCTTTCACTCCGAGCGACAGGGCTGCAAACAATACCCAGTGCACGCGAATTACCCTGGCGTGGCCTGACCGATCTTCGGGAAAACCAGATTCGCCAGGTGACGGGTCATGTGGCCAGCCTGCAAGCGCGGTTACATCGTCTAGCACTGCATGACAACCCTTTGGAGCCGGTGAGCGAATCGTTGCTCGAGAGCCTGAGCGAGCAAACCCCGACAGCGTCACGGCGTGGGTCATATCAACATGCTGATGCCGATTCGAAATGTCTGAATCAGTGGCTAGGAGAGGGCTCCCAATCGGCTCGGCTGCATCGAACCGATGTCTGGGAGCGCTTGCAGCAAGAGCCACAATCGACGGACCTGTTTCGTTTCCTGGCTGACTTTGCGGCCTCAGATGATTTTCGGCGCCACCCGCGTTACTACCGGGCAAGAGTATGGCGGGTACTCGAGTTGTGCGCCGAAAACACTGATGTTCGGGAAGCAATTTTCTGGCAAGCCGCTGGCCCCCGCAGCTGTGAGGATCAATTGCTATTTCTGCTGAGTCAGATTGAGATCCGGGGAATAATCGCGCTGAGTGGGGCAGGGGAGGGGCGAGCACAGGATGAAGCGACTTTGTTGCGTTTAGGTCGCTCGTTATACCGCCTGGACCAAATAGACCGCATCGCCGCCAGGCATATCCAGTTTGTGGAGCAAAATCCCTATGCCCTGGTAGACGATGTAGAGGTTTACCTGGCTTATCGGATCAATTTGGCCGGCAGGCTCGACTTGCCAGGGCAACCTCTGAACATGCACTACGCGGACTACAGCGGCCTGACTGGCGCAGACATCCTCAGGGCAGGAACAGAAGTTCTCGAGGGTGAAAACATCGAGGTGCTCAGTGCTTCACTGGCGGAGCGGGAGTTTTGGCAAAGCTATGTCCGTAACCGTTACCCTGAGCGTTTCGAAGCACTGGCCGCGCCTTACCATGAGCGGCTGGCGGCCTATGAAAGCGAAGCCGATTCCACCGGTGAGCAGGTTTATTTGACCCGCGCCGATGAGCTGATGCGCCGACTCAACGCCGATGAGCGTGCGCTTTACCTGGAGCTGGCACGCGATGCCTACGGGCGCGAAGCCTGAGAAATGGGCGACCCTTGAGGTCGCCCATTGTGCTTCAGGCTGCGTGACTGCGAG
Proteins encoded in this region:
- a CDS encoding sensor histidine kinase, whose product is MKCDPSLLSPAKPAVKSRLIRQLLLPPLIILLMVGLGMAGFMISESNGIRTLIDNGERALELHARTVESEISKYTYLPSLLELEDSVSQLLTDPDGANRQTVNEYLEGLNRRSRSRVIFVLDTTGRVQASSNWRDADSFLGEDLSFRAYFQNAVRGEPGRFYGIGSTTGEAGYYLAHGLEEHGKIIGVAVIKVRLDTLEERWQRARLEAFVSDENGIIILSSDPARRLKSVRPLSPQTKERLARSLQYYWWPLNELQPLARETLADGVEKLTFPANAETVQGKPHEVSYLAQTRRLADTPWQFTLLTPLQDLRRESMVQGVLVGVAFALLTILAIAWNERRKVIATRLAAREALQEANSQLERRITERTADLRASNERLKGQIRERRHAEQTLRHAQDELVQAGKLAAIGQMSTSIAHELNQPLAALRTLSGNTVRFLERGALDTASTNLRTMNELIDRMGRITASLRSFARRGDDSGQASLAKAVEASLQVLHNRIAGCQLQLHNHFEDHQLAIDQTRLEQILVNLIGNALDAMASQPQPELWLEGELFGEKYRLRVRDNGHGIDAETRKHLFEPFFTTKPGEHGLGLGLTLSASLAAAAKGSLNVEHPATGGTAFVLALPLATPPSETAEQP
- a CDS encoding sigma-54-dependent transcriptional regulator, giving the protein MNPAPLTVLIVEDDPHVLLGCQQALALEDIACEGVGSAEQALERIGDDFAGIVVSDIRLPGIDGLELLNRLKARDRSLPVVLITGHGDIDMAVGAMRNGAYDFMEKPFSPERLVDVVRRALEQRGLSREVVALRRQLAEQSSLEGRIIGRSPAMEQLRELIANVADTSANVLIEGETGTGKELVARCLHDFSRRQGKPFVALNCGGLPENLFESEIFGHEANAFTGAGKRRIGKIEHANGGTLFLDEVESMPINLQIKLLRVLQERTLERLGSNQSIAVDCRVIAATKSDLDALGQAGQFRSDLYYRLNVVTLELPPLRERREDILQLFEHFLLQSALRFDREAPALDSQTLSRLMAHDWPGNVRELRNVAERYALGLPAFKKGPAGGASQGLGFAEAVEAFERNLLSDALQRTGGNLSQASQELGMAKTTLFDKVKKYGLG
- a CDS encoding amino acid ABC transporter ATP-binding protein, with protein sequence MISIKNVNKWYGDFQVLTDCSTEVKKGEVVVVCGPSGSGKSTLIKCVNALEPFQKGDIVVDGTSIADSKTNLPKLRSRVGMVFQHFELFPHLTITENLTIAQRKVLGRSEAEATKKGLALLERVGLSAHAKKHPGQLSGGQQQRVAIARALSMDPIVMLFDEPTSALDPEMVNEVLDVMVELANEGMTMMCVTHEMGFARKVANRVIFMDKGHIIEDCQKEDFFGNPTARHERTQHFLSKILQH
- a CDS encoding glutamate/aspartate ABC transporter substrate-binding protein, with the protein product MRIVRQLLGAAIAAAVIASPAMADELTGTLKKIKDSGTITLGHRDSSIPFSYLAGKPEPVGYSHDIQLAVVDALKKQLGTDIKVKYNLVTSQTRIPLVQNGTVDLECGSTTNNVERQQQVGFSVGIFEVGTRLLTKVKDGQPAYKDFGDLKEKNVVTTAGTTSERILKAMNADKQMKMNVISAKDHGEAFNMLESGRAVAFMMDDALLAGEMAKARKPSDWVITGTPQSYEIYGCMVRKDDPAFKKAVDDAIIAYFKSGEVNKSYDKWFQQPIPPKGLNLQFPMSDELKKLIAEPTDKAADEKKS
- a CDS encoding amino acid ABC transporter permease, encoding MNYNWDWGVFFKSTGVGSETYLDWYITGLGWTIAIAISAWIIALLLGSVLGVMRTVPNRLVSGIATAYVELFRNVPLLVQLFIWYFLVPDLLPEGLQEWFKQDLNPTTSALISVVICLGLFTAARVCEQVRTGIQALPRGQESAARAMGFSLPQIYTNVLLPQAFRIIIPPLTSEFLNVFKNSSVASLIGLMELLAQTKQTAEFSANLFEAFTLATLIYFTLNMGLMLLMRLVEKKVAVPGLISVGGK
- a CDS encoding alpha/beta fold hydrolase, whose translation is MRAFLLFVFLLFTASSSIADSRCDTHVPVQRAEIGELSLVYQSVGAPRDPALLLVMGLGGQLIHWPDDVVQALCRQGFRVIRYDNRDAGLSRWNQLPPSANLTWELLRYKLGLAVAAPYSLTDMANDGLQLMESLGIGRFHVLGVSMGGMIAQHMAAMAPERVRSLTLVMSSSGAAGLPEPSPALVQLLARRSAPNRQVAIEQQVDLLAALGSPQVQDDRAALLQQAAVAYDRAFNPEGAQRQIMAILAEPSRVRLLEGLRVPTLVVHGTADPLLPVMHGVHLAAHIQGSQLRLIPGLAHRFQEPFKAPLLAAVLPYLQAQRQDFTHIAGL
- a CDS encoding amino acid ABC transporter permease translates to MEMDFSEIIPALPALWDGMVMTLQLMVMGVIGGIVLGTILALMRLSSSKLLSRLAGAYVNYFRSIPLLLVITWFYLAVPFVLRWITGQDTPVGAFTSCVVAFMMFEAAYFCEIVRAGVQSISKGQMGAAQALGMTYGQTMRLIILPQAFRKMTPLLLQQSIILFQDTSLVYTVGLVDFLNSARSNGDIIGRSHEFLIFAGVVYFVISFSASWLVKRLQKRITV